In Chloroflexaceae bacterium, the following proteins share a genomic window:
- a CDS encoding VanW family protein has protein sequence MLCRHSLILTLVAAILAAFAPAPLARAQTARPALPVLEAGDHVVEEPFRSFILAHGGLEWSGQPLSAAFYDAEAHAYVQYFTYVRLERRGDRVELASLGRLYTADRQDETPFRPVAPAALDASERVFIAATGHTLGGAFAWYHGQHGGAALLGHPISEEFYETQPDGSRLLVQYFERMRLSYHPEHAGSDKEVQRAPLGAWLVEAMAPAAALAPQSLKVLASASMRYHAGSGSGANIELAAARLNGAILAPGTELSFLRTLGGISAARGFRPGPGIVGGQVVENIVGGGVCIVATLLYRAAWEAGLPVTERRGHSRWLATFADRPGLDAAVADPGLDLRIRNDTGAPLYLVVTARGGNVTLSLWGRGDGRAVTLGAPQVSRGASLTVLNTRVVRAGSGALLRSERVVTMYRLAG, from the coding sequence ATGCTCTGTCGCCACTCGCTCATCCTGACCCTGGTCGCTGCAATACTCGCGGCGTTTGCTCCCGCCCCCCTTGCCCGCGCGCAGACGGCGCGGCCGGCGCTGCCGGTGCTCGAGGCTGGCGATCACGTGGTTGAGGAGCCGTTCCGCAGCTTCATTCTGGCCCACGGCGGCCTGGAGTGGTCGGGCCAACCGCTGAGCGCCGCATTCTACGATGCTGAAGCTCACGCCTATGTGCAGTACTTCACCTACGTGCGCCTGGAGCGCCGGGGCGACAGGGTGGAACTGGCCAGCCTGGGACGCCTGTATACGGCTGATCGCCAGGACGAGACGCCGTTTCGCCCGGTGGCGCCTGCCGCCCTTGATGCTTCCGAGCGCGTCTTCATCGCCGCGACGGGGCATACCCTGGGCGGCGCCTTCGCCTGGTACCACGGTCAACATGGCGGCGCCGCCCTGCTCGGGCATCCGATCTCAGAGGAGTTTTACGAAACGCAGCCCGATGGTTCGCGACTGCTAGTGCAGTACTTCGAACGCATGCGTCTGAGCTACCATCCGGAGCATGCCGGCAGCGATAAGGAGGTGCAGCGAGCGCCCCTGGGGGCCTGGCTGGTCGAAGCCATGGCCCCCGCCGCAGCTCTTGCCCCCCAATCATTGAAGGTGCTGGCCAGCGCCAGTATGCGCTACCACGCCGGGAGCGGCAGCGGCGCCAACATTGAACTGGCCGCCGCGCGCCTCAACGGAGCCATCCTCGCTCCCGGAACGGAGCTTTCCTTCCTGCGGACCCTGGGAGGCATCTCTGCCGCCCGCGGTTTCCGGCCCGGTCCAGGCATTGTGGGTGGTCAGGTGGTGGAGAACATAGTTGGCGGCGGGGTCTGTATTGTGGCAACGTTGCTCTACCGCGCGGCCTGGGAAGCCGGCTTGCCGGTCACCGAACGGCGCGGGCATAGCCGCTGGCTGGCCACGTTTGCCGACCGGCCCGGCCTCGATGCGGCTGTGGCCGACCCCGGTCTGGATCTGCGCATTCGCAACGATACCGGCGCGCCGCTGTACCTGGTCGTCACGGCGCGCGGCGGCAACGTGACGCTGAGTCTCTGGGGACGCGGCGATGGCCGCGCGGTAACGCTCGGCGCGCCGCAGGTGAGCCGGGGCGCGTCGCTGACAGTGCTTAACACGCGGGTTGTTCGCGCAGGCAGCGGAGCGTTGTTGCGAAGCGAGCGTGTGGTAACGATGTACCGCCTGGCCGGGTAG
- the greA gene encoding transcription elongation factor GreA: MTDKTTYLTREGRAKLEAELEHLQTVERKHVAERIAAAKELGDISESGEYEDAKKAQALLEGRIRELKSLLSRAQIIDDEQSSNGEVRVGSSVTVRFDEDGEEETWMIVGSAEANPRQGRISNESPIGAAILGKRPRQKVTVQTPSGVMKLTIVKVQ, from the coding sequence ATGACAGACAAGACGACGTACCTCACACGTGAGGGCCGCGCCAAGCTCGAGGCTGAACTCGAGCACCTCCAGACAGTTGAGCGTAAACATGTTGCAGAGCGCATCGCCGCTGCCAAGGAACTAGGCGACATCTCCGAGAGCGGCGAGTATGAGGATGCCAAAAAGGCGCAGGCCCTGCTTGAGGGGCGCATCCGCGAACTGAAGAGCCTTCTCTCGCGCGCCCAGATTATTGATGACGAGCAGAGCAGCAATGGCGAGGTTCGTGTCGGCTCCTCCGTCACCGTGCGTTTTGACGAAGATGGTGAAGAGGAGACCTGGATGATCGTCGGGAGCGCCGAGGCCAATCCCCGTCAGGGTCGCATCTCCAATGAGTCGCCGATCGGCGCTGCTATCCTGGGCAAACGCCCGCGCCAGAAGGTGACGGTGCAAACCCCCTCCGGAGTGATGAAACTGACCATCGTAAAGGTGCAGTAG